A genomic region of Caenorhabditis elegans chromosome V contains the following coding sequences:
- the srj-9 gene encoding Serpentine Receptor, class J (Confirmed by transcript evidence): MIYISWYHQNLPRIFGIFSFIINPIFIYLAMTKSRSQMGKYKYLLIIFAIFDILYSISEILTPIGITGNKHGFVVFLTEGPFFEHPEIGQHVMSNRCGFISLSYALLIIHFVYRYMALFHADKLPIFFQPLGIIISIIFLLMHAASWSVICQQCLAGNEEVREIISIDFLENFGANSKSLPMLAAIYYDASDYIRFRSWLGIFLLTAFSFYAMSVYIILGFKIMRKITLMQSTNKLSKNSIRLQKQLFQTLIIQTCIPIIGSFLPTVISWYAPIFGVNMEWWNMNVATVAMAAFPFIDPLAVIYLIPSYRNAILRKRGNIVDDSSHVKTRQSSRMQSYAFSS; this comes from the exons ATGATCTACATTAGCTGGTACCACCAAAATTTGCCAcgtatttttggaatattcagCTTTATCATAAACCCAATTTTCATCTACTTGGCTATGACTAAATCTAGATCTCAAATGGGCAAGTACAAGTATTTGTTGATAATCTTTGCAATCTTTGATATTTTGTACTCGATTTCTGAAATCTTAACGCCGATT GGTATAACTGGAAACAAGCATGGGTTTGTGGTTTTTCTAACAGAAGGTCCTTTTTTTGAGCATCCAGAAATTGGTCAACATGTAATGTCAAATCGGTGTGGCTTCATATCACTAAGCTATGCTCTCCTGATAATTCATTTTGTCTACAGATATATGGCTCTGTTTCA CGCCGACAAGCTGCCCATATTCTTCCAACCTCTTGGAATAAtcatttccataatttttctcCTAATGCACGCGGCTTCTTGGTCAGTA ATCTGCCAACAATGTCTCGCCGGAAACGAAGAGGTCCGTGAAATCATATCAATAGActtcttggaaaattttggcgcTAATTCAAAATCGTTGCCTATGCTAGCTGCCATCTATTAT GACGCCAGTGATTATATTCGTTTTCGTAGCTGGCTGGGAATATTTCTGCTCACAGCATTCTCCTTTTACGCAATGTCAGTCTACATTATTTTGGGATTCAAG ataatgaGGAAAATCACGTTAATGCAATCGACAAACAAGCTCAGCAAAAACAGCATCCGTCTACAAAAACAACTGTTTCAGACATTAATTATCCAG ACGTGTATCCCAATCATTGGTAGTTTCCTGCCTACCGTGATCTCTTGGTACGCGCCAATTTTCGGGGTCAACATGGAATGGTGGAATATGAATGTGGCCACAGTTGCAATGGCGGCATTTCCGTTTATCGACCCACTTGCGGTGATCTACCTAATTCCGAGCTACCGCAACGCAATTTTGAGGAAAAGAGGGAATATAGTAGATGACAGTTCTCATGTCAAAACCAGGCAATCTTCGAGGATGCAGTCATATGCTTTTAGTTCTTAA
- the srj-9 gene encoding Serpentine Receptor, class J (Confirmed by transcript evidence), with amino-acid sequence MSNRCGFISLSYALLIIHFVYRYMALFHADKLPIFFQPLGIIISIIFLLMHAASWSVICQQCLAGNEEVREIISIDFLENFGANSKSLPMLAAIYYLAGNISAHSILLLRNVSLHYFGIQDNEENHVNAIDKQAQQKQHPSTKTTVSDINYPDVYPNHW; translated from the exons ATGTCAAATCGGTGTGGCTTCATATCACTAAGCTATGCTCTCCTGATAATTCATTTTGTCTACAGATATATGGCTCTGTTTCA CGCCGACAAGCTGCCCATATTCTTCCAACCTCTTGGAATAAtcatttccataatttttctcCTAATGCACGCGGCTTCTTGGTCAGTA ATCTGCCAACAATGTCTCGCCGGAAACGAAGAGGTCCGTGAAATCATATCAATAGActtcttggaaaattttggcgcTAATTCAAAATCGTTGCCTATGCTAGCTGCCATCTATTAT CTGGCTGGGAATATTTCTGCTCACAGCATTCTCCTTTTACGCAATGTCAGTCTACATTATTTTGGGATTCAAG ataatgaGGAAAATCACGTTAATGCAATCGACAAACAAGCTCAGCAAAAACAGCATCCGTCTACAAAAACAACTGTTTCAGACATTAATTATCCAG ACGTGTATCCCAATCATTGGTAG
- the srj-9 gene encoding Serpentine Receptor, class J (Confirmed by transcript evidence) — MIYISWYHQNLPRIFGIFSFIINPIFIYLAMTKSRSQMGKYKYLLIIFAIFDILYSISEILTPIGITGNKHGFVVFLTEGPFFEHPEIGQHVMSNRCGFISLSYALLIIHFVYRYMALFHADKLPIFFQPLGIIISIIFLLMHAASWSVICQQCLAGNEEVREIISIDFLENFGANSKSLPMLAAIYYLAGNISAHSILLLRNVSLHYFGIQDNEENHVNAIDKQAQQKQHPSTKTTVSDINYPDVYPNHW; from the exons ATGATCTACATTAGCTGGTACCACCAAAATTTGCCAcgtatttttggaatattcagCTTTATCATAAACCCAATTTTCATCTACTTGGCTATGACTAAATCTAGATCTCAAATGGGCAAGTACAAGTATTTGTTGATAATCTTTGCAATCTTTGATATTTTGTACTCGATTTCTGAAATCTTAACGCCGATT GGTATAACTGGAAACAAGCATGGGTTTGTGGTTTTTCTAACAGAAGGTCCTTTTTTTGAGCATCCAGAAATTGGTCAACATGTAATGTCAAATCGGTGTGGCTTCATATCACTAAGCTATGCTCTCCTGATAATTCATTTTGTCTACAGATATATGGCTCTGTTTCA CGCCGACAAGCTGCCCATATTCTTCCAACCTCTTGGAATAAtcatttccataatttttctcCTAATGCACGCGGCTTCTTGGTCAGTA ATCTGCCAACAATGTCTCGCCGGAAACGAAGAGGTCCGTGAAATCATATCAATAGActtcttggaaaattttggcgcTAATTCAAAATCGTTGCCTATGCTAGCTGCCATCTATTAT CTGGCTGGGAATATTTCTGCTCACAGCATTCTCCTTTTACGCAATGTCAGTCTACATTATTTTGGGATTCAAG ataatgaGGAAAATCACGTTAATGCAATCGACAAACAAGCTCAGCAAAAACAGCATCCGTCTACAAAAACAACTGTTTCAGACATTAATTATCCAG ACGTGTATCCCAATCATTGGTAG
- the srab-20 gene encoding Serpentine Receptor, class AB (Class A-like) (Confirmed by transcript evidence), producing MSSYREHCQMMETISTSLFIQMTLIFQFLCSLIALPVVVVASYWLWKSRNGKLFHINVIIIFQVHLFGFFVHFFSRIILHGLDLYNYAVFDYCNMPASTIRCFILRTQYVFGMRLISATTIPFIIERYVATVKSPSYEHSGCTFGILMAILQLSIVLFSTVFSFSSFSFADPFMDYCISFKIGKFGSTEVIHSLGVATQIFGRILFEYIFQKNEKLRSKRLTSTLSNRYSLQQNMKSMETLKVFANLQSIFLTAQMTIFLFILYVGLSIEKPTYISLVELNASYPIYAVVSIVILFKRDRSSRVKLEKSLETHVQADQSIYFENFKKAWQ from the exons ATGTCTTCCTATCGAGAGCATTGCCAAATGATGGAAACCATATCTACATCACTTTTCATCCAAATGAcattaatatttcaatttttgtgttctcTAATTGCATTACCTGTGGTAGTTGTAGCAAGTTATTGGTTGTGGAAGTCGAGAAATGGGAAGTTATTTCATATTAATGTGATTATTATATTTCAAGTTCATCTGTTcggattttttgttcatttttttagtAG aataattCTTCATGGCCTGGATCTTTATAACTATGCAGTATTTGACTACTGTAATATGCCTGCAAGCACAATTCGATGTTTCATACTCCGCACTCAATACGTATTTGGAATGCGGTTAATAAGCGCGACTACAATACCTTTTATTATTGAAAGATACGTCGCCACTGTTAAATCACCAAGTTATGAGCACTCTGGATGCACATTTGGTATACTTATGGCGATATTGCAA CTTTCAATTGTGCTCTTTTCAACTgtcttttcattttccagtttttcatttGCGGATCCTTTTATGGATTACtgtatttctttcaaaattggaaagtttggCAGCACTGAAGTTATTCATTCATTGGGCGTTGcaactcaaatttttggaagaatacTGTTTGAgtatatatttcaaaagaatGAA aaACTCCGCTCGAAACGGTTAACCTCAACGCTTTCAAATCGATACTCTTTGCagcaaaatatgaaatcaaTGGAAACTTTGAAGGTGTTTGCAAACttacaatcaatttttcttactgCACAAATGACCATTTTTCTATTCATCCTTTATGTAGGACTATCAATTGAAAAACCTACATACATTTCATTAGTCGAAT tgaatgcTTCCTATCCAATATATGCTGTGGTTTCTATTGTAATTCTGTTCAAAAGAGATCGATCGAGCAGGGTGAAGCTCGAGAAGTCTCTGGAAACTCATGTGCAAGCGGATCAGAGTATTTactttgagaattttaaaaaggcGTGGCAGTGA
- the srj-9 gene encoding Serpentine Receptor, class J (Confirmed by transcript evidence), with protein sequence MSNRCGFISLSYALLIIHFVYRYMALFHADKLPIFFQPLGIIISIIFLLMHAASWSVICQQCLAGNEEVREIISIDFLENFGANSKSLPMLAAIYYDASDYIRFRSWLGIFLLTAFSFYAMSVYIILGFKIMRKITLMQSTNKLSKNSIRLQKQLFQTLIIQTCIPIIGSFLPTVISWYAPIFGVNMEWWNMNVATVAMAAFPFIDPLAVIYLIPSYRNAILRKRGNIVDDSSHVKTRQSSRMQSYAFSS encoded by the exons ATGTCAAATCGGTGTGGCTTCATATCACTAAGCTATGCTCTCCTGATAATTCATTTTGTCTACAGATATATGGCTCTGTTTCA CGCCGACAAGCTGCCCATATTCTTCCAACCTCTTGGAATAAtcatttccataatttttctcCTAATGCACGCGGCTTCTTGGTCAGTA ATCTGCCAACAATGTCTCGCCGGAAACGAAGAGGTCCGTGAAATCATATCAATAGActtcttggaaaattttggcgcTAATTCAAAATCGTTGCCTATGCTAGCTGCCATCTATTAT GACGCCAGTGATTATATTCGTTTTCGTAGCTGGCTGGGAATATTTCTGCTCACAGCATTCTCCTTTTACGCAATGTCAGTCTACATTATTTTGGGATTCAAG ataatgaGGAAAATCACGTTAATGCAATCGACAAACAAGCTCAGCAAAAACAGCATCCGTCTACAAAAACAACTGTTTCAGACATTAATTATCCAG ACGTGTATCCCAATCATTGGTAGTTTCCTGCCTACCGTGATCTCTTGGTACGCGCCAATTTTCGGGGTCAACATGGAATGGTGGAATATGAATGTGGCCACAGTTGCAATGGCGGCATTTCCGTTTATCGACCCACTTGCGGTGATCTACCTAATTCCGAGCTACCGCAACGCAATTTTGAGGAAAAGAGGGAATATAGTAGATGACAGTTCTCATGTCAAAACCAGGCAATCTTCGAGGATGCAGTCATATGCTTTTAGTTCTTAA
- the T20D4.19 gene encoding DUF19 domain-containing protein (Confirmed by transcript evidence), with protein sequence MKLFLLFITISTVLPSLAEGACVCPATRKVKDSNCTTADGIHAINCFLRLADYVEKIISLESATS encoded by the exons atgaaattgttcCTTCTATTCATCACCATCAGTACAGTGCTTCCGAGTTTGGCAGAAGGAGCATGTGTGTGTCCGGCTACTAGAAAAGTGAAAGACTCCAATTGCACAACGGCTGATGGAATTCATGcgattaattgttttttg CGACTGGCGGACTACGTCGAAAAAAT catttcgtTGGAATCAGCAACATCATAA
- the T20D4.19 gene encoding uncharacterized protein (Confirmed by transcript evidence), with product MKLFLLFITISTVLPSLAEGACVCPATRKVKDSNCTTADGIHAINCFLHFVGISNIIMNCDFSNIQKKLPPIVI from the exons atgaaattgttcCTTCTATTCATCACCATCAGTACAGTGCTTCCGAGTTTGGCAGAAGGAGCATGTGTGTGTCCGGCTACTAGAAAAGTGAAAGACTCCAATTGCACAACGGCTGATGGAATTCATGcgattaattgttttttg catttcgtTGGAATCAGCAACATCATAATGAACTGCGACTTCAgcaatattcagaaaaaattgccgcCAATTGTGATTTGA
- the T20D4.19 gene encoding T20D4.11-like domain-containing protein (Confirmed by transcript evidence) — MKLFLLFITISTVLPSLAEGACVCPATRKVKDSNCTTADGIHAINCFLRLADYVEKMYELDMTDKTEVNEFEKSCTSLTSCLETIQCGLETQSDKKNVKMIKNYCEAVVYDSKDFAECSEKLENENSICYNNWNPKNIF, encoded by the exons atgaaattgttcCTTCTATTCATCACCATCAGTACAGTGCTTCCGAGTTTGGCAGAAGGAGCATGTGTGTGTCCGGCTACTAGAAAAGTGAAAGACTCCAATTGCACAACGGCTGATGGAATTCATGcgattaattgttttttg CGACTGGCGGACTACGTCGAAAAAATGTATGAGCTTGACATGACTGATAAGACCGAAGTTAATGAGTTTGAAAAGTCTTGCACCTCTCTCACCTCTTGCCTGGAGACCATACAATGTGGCCTGGAAACCCAGTCCGacaagaaaaatgtcaaaatgattaaaaactaTTGTGAAGCAGTTGTCTATGATTCCAAAGATTTTGCTGAGTGCTCCGAAAAACTTGAGAACGAGAATTCCATCTGCTACAATAATTGGAACcccaaaaatatattctag
- the cfz-2 gene encoding Frizzled-2 (Confirmed by transcript evidence), which produces MLLRISVLFLLLGSCGALFGKRQKCEQITIPLCKGIGYNMTSFPNSYGHEKQEEAGLEVHQFYPLVEVGCFQHLKFFLCTMYTPICQENYDKPILPCMELCVEARSKCSPIMAKYGFRWPETLSCEALPKMSDQMSTGNICAAPPDTPKKQHKGHHHKNQNQNQNQNHNYSPDGPEVGISKIDNEVIAGPSECQCTCNQPFQFVASEKSKVGNVTNCAYSCHSPALAESHSLVSNWMAFWSITCCVLASFTFLTFLIETDRFQYPERPIFMLAFCQLMVAVGFMIRYFVGHEEIACDSMRIKGADDNSGSLCFVVFLLTYFFGMAASVWWVILSLTWVLSAASKWSPEAISSFSFHFHVVGWCLPAIQTVLVIVFNAIDGDPITGICYVGNTDLQFQRIFVLFPLLVYFIVGVLFLVIGFCNLWSIRNEVQKQHPSLESAHKITQLMSKIGIFSLLYTIPSLLIICVLFYEQNHRSLWEQSQLCSCSPKQTIGDSSLIISLIKTCCMCILGWTSGFWVCSTKTLSSWKNAICCLGSSRSLPKYQPADILYAKSDMSSSQFYNTSLRHNHLYGGIPDKL; this is translated from the exons ATGCTACTCCGGATCAGCGTGCTGTTCCTATTGCTTGGCTCCTGTGGGGCTCTTTTTGGAAAACGTCAAAAATGTGAGCAAATCACAATTCCTCTATGCAAAGGTATTGGCTACAATATGACATCGTTCCCGAATAGTTATGGACATGAAAAACAGGAAGAAGCCGGATTGGAAGTTCATCAATTTTATCCGCTGGTGgag GTCGGTTGTTTCCAACATCTCAAATTCTTCCTCTGCACAATGTACACCCCGATCTGCCAGGAAAACTACGACAAACCAATTCTCCCGTGCATGGAACTTTGTGTGGAGGCACGCAGCAAGTGCAGTCCAATAATGGCCAAGTACGGATTCAGATGGCCCGAGACACTGTCTTGCGAGGCGCTGCCAAAGATGTCGGATCAGATGTCGACTGGGAACATCTGTGCAGCTCCACCAGATACACCAAAGAAGCAGCACAAGGGGCATCATCATAAGAATCAGAACcagaatcaaaatcaaaatcataACTATAGTCCAGATGGCCCAGAAGTCGGAATTTCCAAGATCGACAATGAAGTAATAGCCGGTCCCAGCGAGTGTCAGTGCACTTGTAACCAACCGTTCCAGTTTGTGGCATCTGAAAAGTCCAAAGTTGGAAATGTAACAAATTGCGCCTACTCATGCCATTCCCCAGCGTTGGCCGAGAGTCATAGCCTGGTGAGCAACTGGATGGCGTTCTGGAGCATCACATGCTGCGTGCTAGCCTCCTTCACATTCCTCACATTCCTTATCGAGACCGATCGATTCCAATACCCCGAACGTCCGATCTTCATGTTGGCATTCTGTCAGCTCATGGTTGCCGTCGGATTCATGATTCGATATTTCGTGGGCCACGAGGAGATCGCATGCGACTCGATGAGGATTAAGGGGGCTGATGATAACTCTGGATCCTTGTGCTTCGTCGTTTTCCTGCTCACCTATTTCTTCGGAATGGCTGCCTCGGTTTGGTGGGTGATCCTTTCGCTAACCTGGGTGCTGTCGGCCGCTTCAAAGTGGTCCCCCGAAGCGATTTCCTCGTTCTCATTCCATTTCCACGTGGTCGGATGGTGCCTTCCCGCTATTCAAACTGTATTGGTAATAGTTTTTAATGCGATCGATGGTGATCCGATAACTGGAATCTGCTACGTGGGAAATACTGATCTACAATTCCAACGAATCTTTGTGCTTTTCCCATTGCTCGTATATTTCATCGTTGGAGTTTTGTTCTTGGTAATCGGATTCTGCAATTTGTGGAGTATCAGAAACGAAGTACAAAAGCAACATCCTTCACTGGAGAGTGCCCATAAAATCACGCAGTTGATGAGCAAAATCGGGATTTTCTCATTGCTCTACACAATTCCATCGTTATTGATTATCTGTGTTCTATTCTACGAGCAGAATCATCGATCATTATGGGAGCAATCGCAGTTGTGCTCATGCTCGCCAAAGCAAACTatcg gcgaCTCCTCACTGATCATCTCCCTTATCAAAACTTGCTGTATGTGCATTTTGGGATGGACGTCCGGATTTTGGGTGTGCAGCACCAAAACTCTATCGTCGTGGAAAAATGCTATTTGCTGTTTGG gtTCCTCCCGATCTTTACCCAAATACCAACCGGCAGACATACTTTACGCTAAATCTGACATGTCATCCTCACAATTCTACAACACAAGTCTCCGACACAACCATCTTTACGGAGGCATTCCTGACAAGCTGTAG